A genomic window from Solanum dulcamara chromosome 11, daSolDulc1.2, whole genome shotgun sequence includes:
- the LOC129875074 gene encoding uncharacterized protein LOC129875074, with the protein MGYVQEARENHVKKKVEEALRSKMKQKALKECDRYTTKYAECASGRTISVVWQCRKQAKELNECLHQYTNDSVLEEMKKAYMLQQNEQGSLRV; encoded by the exons ATGGGATACGTGCAAGAAGCCAGAGAAAATCACGTCAAAAAGAAGGTCGAAGAAG CTTTGCGTAGTAAAATGAAGCAGAAAGCGCTCAAAGAATGTGATCGATATACTACAAAATACGCTGAGTGTGCCTCAGGAAGAACAATATCTGTTGTTTGGCAATGTCGCAAACAAGCTAAGGAATTAAATGAGTGTCTTCATCAGTA CACGAATGACTCTGTTTTGGAAGAAATGAAGAAAGCATACATGCTCCAACAGAATGAACAGGGATCACTTAGAGTTTGA